The sequence ACTGAGGCGGCGGCGGATACTCAGCTGATGCTCGGAGTCGGGCTGATCGGTGAGGACGCAGGCGCCCTGCCCGGCAGGCCCGCACCCCAGTTCCGCCTCTGCTCCGCCTCGGCCCGGGTCAGCCCCCGCTCCCGCGGCCCACGGCGCCGCCCTCACCGGGAGGGCGCGGCCCCCTTCATgttgggcctgggctgggggctgcgggGCTCGGCCTCGGCGTGGGGACCCGGCCCGCCGCCCTTGCCCGTCCGCCCGCGGCCGCGCTTGGGTCCTGCCCGGCCGGAGGACCCTTGGGACCCGCCAGATCCCGGAGTGGGGCTCCTCCTGCACACCCCGGGTTGCCCCGCGGAGCCCGGACGTCGAGGGTGCCAGGCTCGGGCGGCAGCGAGGGGCCGCTTCGCAGgctgggccgggccgggcggcggggaggtggcagggccagGTCGAGCGGAGCTGGTCAGGCGGCTGCTTCGGATGGTGGGGGAGCCACGCATGACCGCCGGCTCGGCGCCCGGCCAGCCCCAGTCTTGGGATCGAGCGGCTCGAGACCTGGTGGCTAACTGCCAGGCCCGGGTGCTGCGCATTATACACGGATTGCCTCCCGTTCCACTCCGGGCGGGTGGGAACGTCTGCTGCCCACTTTATGGAGGAGCAAGCGGAGGCCCAGGGTGTGTTTTGTGCACGGACACACGCTGGggagtggcagagcagggatcgGTACCCTTGCAGTGTAACCCCAGAGTCCCCACTCGCACCAGTGGAGAACTCCCGCGTCATGTGATCGAGCTCGTGCATATAGCAGGAGTTTCTACATAATCACATGGGGTGTAATCTCGGTTCGTTTCAGGGAATTTAATTATCTTTCCATAATTAAAAGATCACACATTGGGATCTTTGGGCAACCCAGAATGTGCCTGAGCCGCGTGCAATGTTTGAGTGGTGGAACCATTCATCCAATAGGTGACAGTGAGCACCAGGTTGCTTGAAAGAGCCCCTGTCGGTTCCTTTTGACAAATTGCTATTCTCCCGAGGTTTTTGCACACCCTAAAAACTTTCTCTGTTCCCCCAGTGTACAAGAACATTGCTTAGGCTTAGCAAAACTGGAGAAATGTGTTGATTATTTTTCAGTATCTCAAAGGAGTACATTTATGTGGAAATGGCTTCCTGTATTCATGTCTCATGTGATTTTAAAACTGCTTCAATGCCAAATCTAAGTACCTCAGGCATCTTAGTCCTGCCAGAAGGTACTTCTGAATGAAGGCTGAGTTAaactctgattttatttagtAACAGTAAAGAAAAAGATGACTTATGATCGTATCTTCAATTCAGCAggtttttttatgtttcatattgACATGAATTTAAaagggatttgcttcaaaataatagaCGGAGGGGTACCCCTTCCCCCATATGAAAGAAAGGCCAGGTGTTGATAACTGCTGAAACTGAGTGATGGAGATGgagttcattttattattctccctacttttttctaatatgctatatattttccaaaataaaaggttttttttaaatctatagatcaaaaaTTGGATTCTTaacaataattgtatatttaaaatagctagaaatgaagatttataatgctcccaacacaaagaaaagataaatgtttgatattccaattatcctgatttgatcatcacacGTTATacacaggtatcaaaatatcacatgtactcaaaaatatgtacaactaatatctatcaataaaaaatatattaaaaattggaTTCTTTCTGCTATATGTTTGGTAATGCTCTAAAGATTAGGTATGATTTGCCTCAAGTTTTTACTATTAGCAAATTGTTCCTTTTTTGCAACTGAGGTGTTTATTTTGGCGATAAACTACACATatgactattatttaaaaatttttaaatacagaattcaCACAGTTGGTATGTAACATGGTTGAAGGAGATTAAACCATTCTTCTCCAGTCTTATATTCAACAAaacttttctatgtatttattaaagattCCAACTAGATAAAAACTTAATGTACTTACAAGTTTATAAGCATTTGTTTGGGAAGAAATAGGGGGAAACTCTACCAAATCTCTCAGGCCAAATTTTCATTCATGATTTTGTTATAAAGAGCTTGTTACTCAGGTGGCCTAAAACTCAAGACCCATGAGAACTAGACAATTTGAACAGTAGAAGTAGGTTGGAATTTGGGTCTCATGTATTCTGGGTTGCTTTGTAAAATGGGGTGTTAAAACTGATTCCACTAAGTGCTTCTGAGTAACCAATCAATTCACTTCCTTGCTGCTGTTTGACATTCTCACAGTGACCATCTTTCCACCGTAGAAAAGGACACAAATGGAGAAGTTCTATGGGTGTGGTGTTATCCTTCCACGACAGCCACGTTAAGAAATCTGCTGCTGAGAAAATGCTGCCTTACGGATGAAAACAAACTTCTCCATCCCTTTGTCTTTGGTCAGTACAGAAGAACATGGTTTTATATCACAACAATTGAAGTTCCAGATTCTTCAGTTTTGAAAAAGGTATGAGTTCATTAAggtcaaaaaaccaaaaatattccaAGTGATAAAAGACTATTCTAGTAATGCTTATTAGCTTTAGACCTTATCATTCACGATAccctttcaaaaatattaaacattattttcattgGGAATGTTCTCTTTCACACTTCATTCtcattcattctataaatatgtattgCTATATATTATATGGTAGACCCTGTGGTTGATATAGTGGTGAGCAATATAGCAATATGTGGTTTATTGAAGTTACAGTCTGAGGGAATAGAAATGTAATAGTTTCAAAGCCATGGCTCTGATAAAAGTGGGAAGAAGTACTTTCCATAAATTAAAACCATTATAAAGATTATGATAATTCTTTGTAtagttaagaaatttttttttaatttacatgtggATGGTAACGATATATTAAGAATTTAGAAAGGGTAATTAAGGAAACTCATGTATTAAATAGGCTTTTTTTGCTGTGTTGTTTGATACGAACACTATCAATGTGACATGTGGAAAACCAGTACATGGTCATTGTAAACTTTCCTAGTCTCAAGCAAtctacagttttgttttgtttttccagagaAAAGAATATTGGAACAAAGTGGCTGAGCCTGTGGCGTGTACCTGGTTGGgaacttcttttctcttttcagggCTAATTTATAGCCAACAATGGGACCATATGACGCATAACTAGAATACCAgcttaaatttaagaaattacatttaaaataataggaAGGCAACAGTTTAGAAACTGTTGCaggtttaaaacaaaagagagattCATAATTAGAAAGTGTAAGTGTGTAAGAAGGTAGGTTTCAGTATGTTATGAAATCTTTGGTTTATGTTCAGTAAGTTCTTGTGGAAAATTCTTGATGCAGCCTCAAGTAGATTTATCCcatgttttttttattatagactACCAAGTTATAGCAACATCAATATCACAGCTATGTTTTCCAAATTAGCAAGATTTAGAGATAgttattttacttcaaaatatgtttttctttaaatgtatttcttcagccaggcatggtggctcatgcctgtaatcctagcactttgggaggctaaggcaggaggatggcttgaagccaggaggttgagaccagcctgagcaacatatcgaGGCCCTGtcattacaaaaaaatagaaaaattagctgggcatggtgatatgcacctgtagtcccagctacttgggaggctgaggcaggaggatcacttgagcccaagagtattgaggttacagtgagctagaatgacgccactgcactctagcccaggcaacagagtgagattctgtctccaaaaaagaaaaaaaaaatagaaacatataaataaatgaggctTATTTTAACATTACCTTTTAGTTTGTGGCACTCtacagagagtttttttttttttttttttttttttttttttgagacagagtctcactctgttgcccgggctagagtgagtgccgtggcgtcagcctagctcacagcaacctcaaactcctgggctcaagcgatcctcttgcctcagcctcccgagtagctgggactacaggcatgcaccaccatgcccggctaattttttctatatatatttttagctgtccatataatttctttctatttttagtagagatggggtcttgctcttgctcaggctggtctcgaactcctgagctcaaacaatccgcccacctcggcctcccagagtgctaggattacaggcgtgagccaccgcgcccggcctctacagAGAGTTGATCATTCAGGAACTATATGATTGTCACTGAgatgtattttgttgttttccatCCTTATCTCATTAATGAAAAATTGTTGTTATTCAATAGATCAGCAGGGTGACTATAAGTTAACAATAATCTACTATATAATTCGAAATAGCtaaaagaataatttgaatgttcctagcataaagaaaagataaatatttaaggggatgggtatcccaattaccctgatttgatcctTACACATTATTATATGAATGTGTCAAATTTATCACATGTTccttgaaaatatgtacatctgttacgtagcaataaaaataaataaataaaacagtcaaactgtaaaaaaaaaagataaacagtatTTAGAATTGCTAAGTTAGTAGGTCAGATTTAGCAATCCTAGTTCTGCTTTGATGAGGTTAGGGGACATTTAgtagaaacacattttttatatttgactgaagtatttttgtgttttaagacatttttttctaaaagtattgctttcttattagaaaattaaatatatttttatatataaataaacacatagtGCACATGTGGAAGCAAGTGAGGACTTGTTACGTTTTGGtcttttccttttaatactgATATGTTTTATACaagaaatttgttaaaatatagtaataaaaattatttctattaaagtatctttaaaaagtatactttttttttgtttcttttggacaggtgactcatttttctattgttctgaCCGCCAAAGATTTTAACCCAGAGAAATATGCCGCCTTCACTAGGATATTGTGTAGGTCTGTATAAAAACTGTATTAAATGCTAATGTACAAAAATGAAGATCTTACTCAATAGTTACATAGCAAGAATTCTACACTGAGAAAGCAAATTTCAGTCCCCTGTCTCCCCACCTTAGTCTTTAGTGACCCTTCCgagactattttttaaagaaggactTTGTTTTCTGCTTAGTTGATACTACTCCTCTTATTGGGGACGATGGTCTGGGGAATGAGAAAAAGTTTGCACAGCTACTATAGTTCCTGGGTGTTTTGAATCACTTGCTACTTTTGGTCTGttacttcttttcatttccaaTCTTGAATTTCCTCAGCAAGACGGATATGTTCAGTGCTTTATGAAGTGCTATGCTGGttcatatgtgtttgtgtgtagcaGTCATTTTGGAAAGCTGATGGACATTCTGAATTAcactaaaatacagaaaaacatttcttAGCTGGAATGCTGAGAGGCTGGGGAATTATGATTAATTGGTTAATCATGATTCAAGTAGACTCCTTTAGTTTCATCCCAACTGTTGAAAacatttatctaaaatatacCAATCCACTTTCTGGCCTTATTAAGTATATCTACCTAGTGGACTTAATGAAATTTTCTTATATGTTAGGGACATTGGCTCTTCCTTTAATGATGAacacttttgtagtattttagttttttttttttttcttaactatcaTTGTTACTAGCTAGAATTATAATTCTATGTGTTATATATTACTGTCAGCCTTCAGGCTTTTACCCAGTAAGTCatttttggggtgggggtggtggtgaagggaattgttttagtttttccCATTATAAGCCTGGTAAATGGTTGccttttttgccatttttgtgcacacacacacacacacacacacagacctaGCATAAGAGTATCTACTCATTAGCTAAGGGTTTCAGTTAGATTATATTTTGACTAAATGAGGTTTTACTGTTTTTTGCAGgcagctacattttaaaaatagttttcttactGTCATGATAAATTCCAGGTGTATGCCTCACTGTGGAATATAAACAATTGTCTGCTAATGTGGCACTGACACAAAGGAGATAATTATTGCCAGAAGAGACGCTATCCAGAAGCTATAAACTAAAAACACTACGGAggtgtttttaaataaacattggaCCCCCATTTTATTTGACTGAGTCAGGGTTAGATTACTCAACTGAATTCACTAGGAAATATTCTGGGGTCCAGAAGGCAAGGTTGCTTCAGACCCCACTTCCTGCCCAGAAGGAAGTCCAGAAGGTTTCTTGGAACCTGCAGGGCCATGGCATTGTAGCATTCTGTATGCTCCTCTTCAGTTGCACTGCAAGGGAGGTGAGGACTCAGAGCTATTGCCAGCCACCTCCTCTGCATCCTACCCTTACTGTACTTGCACGCTCACCCTTGCCTGTATGCACACCCATTTGCTCATGCACAGGCATGCACACCCCGTGGGCACATTCATAGCTAAACACTTATTCGTGATGCTGAGGTTAACATGGAGTTGCCCCCTTCCATTTCTGGTGAGAGAGGCAGGCAGACGTGCCTTCCAGGTGGCTGTGGAAACCTGCATAAGAAGGCTTCATTCCCCATGCGGCTTCTAGGTTCACTGCCATGACCCCCTTCATTCTCTAGTCCGTGTAGCTAGTGGCCTTGGCAGACAACCAGGGTTTCATGCACACTTGGAATCAGCTGTTCAGGCCAGATGTGGAAGCCTGCAGGTGTCTGTCTGAACAAGGTCTCTGAGTTTTGGGGTTTTCCTGTGGAGTGGTTTGGGGGAATCCCTCCCTCTGTTCCACCTCTCAGGGCCCAGGGTTGCCATGTAGGAGGTCATCCTATGCACACACCTTCTCGTGTTTCCCTTCTCCATACTgcatattgtttctattttataatgttagtggcatttttatttttttcttggtggtaATAAAGcatataataatcataaaaaaatacagaagagtatACAGTGACAACAAagtcccctccccaccttccccagcctctAGTTCTGCCTCCAGACCCCACCCTCACGCAACTCCTGTGATGTTTACATCCTTTATGTCCTACCAGAGATGTTTCTCCCTATGGAAGCATACATGTGAGTTCATGGCTTtgaatgtattttacatatatgagAACTTACCATATTCATTGttctctacctttttttttctcaatttgtggattgaaataataataaaaaaaccccaCTGATTGACAAAATTTGGTAAGCAGTTAAAacacttgcttttttcactcaatcTACAACAAATGTAATTTTCAAGCGATCTGTCTTAAAcaccagttttattttcttcccgaTTTTCTATCTCATCAGCTGCTGAGAGGCCCAAGTAGACCCAGTGATGGTTCTCTAgcaaaatttagttttattgCTCACAGGAAGACATTTTAAGGGGAAGAGACTGACTCCACATGTGAGCTGTAAATGCAGCCAGTTTCCTGTCAGCATTTTCTGGAAGCTTTAACTTGATGATAAATGTCTAATGTGCATTTATCACCAGCAACTTAAAAGAGTTTTGATTTCTTAATTATCTAAATATAGCTACCTCTGGGAACTCTGATGATAAGTATGGGTTCTACAGCTAATTACTGCTTTCTCTGTGAACAATGCATAAAACTCCTTTCTTGTCAAAGGAAATCCCAGCAATAAAACTGTTGTATGACTAAGAACAGAACACCAGTCATGAATGTAAGATATAAAAAGAGCTAAGTATACGATATTCTTGAGAATCATGGGGCCTCAGAAAGTCCATAGTTCATTCTCCTGTCTTAGTGACTGTGGCAAGCTACCCCAGATTAAAAATAGAGCTGATTTCAAAGAATTGTTGCAGATctcttgaggtttttttctttgaaatatatttttgaattagaGAAGTAACACATGTCATGAAAAGATTCAAGCATTCAGAAGTGTATTAGCAAGTTGGCTTTAGATTCTTTAGATAGTGCCTGTGCCTAGCCTTGGTGCATTTCTCCATGTGATTCGTGCCAAATAAAAGCATGGTTGCTTTTTTGTCCTTCCTTACAGAATGTACCTGAAACACGGGAGCCCAGTTAAAATGATGGAGAGTTATATTGCAGTTCTCACAAAGGGGATATGCCAGAGTGAAGAAAATGGCTCTTTCCTTAGCAAGGACTTTGATGCCCGAAAGGCGTACCTTGCTGGCTCCATCAAaggtaaaagagagagagagaagggggcaggggagagagggagggaagaaggaaggaaagagagagaaagaaagagagaaataggaaaagagaaagaaaagaaagaaagaacaaaaacccATCCCAATAACAAAATCCCAAGCCAAGGACAATCTCTCATTAGATTCCATTGTGCCATCTTTccatacattatttttatctaCATAATATTTGCCTTCTACGCAGGAGAGTACTCCAACTCTTATATTCCATACTGGATTATAATTCTCTCagaggaaaacagatttttttgtgGGATTTCTTTCCATATTATTCTGTTATAGAAATGTTCTCTCAACCAGTAGCTAAATTTCATGGCTCAAGGTCTCCACCGACTTTTGTAGTTCTTTCCTTAGATCTTAGCAGGTACTTCTTTTATCTGAAGACCTCAAGCCCCTGACTTGGAGGCCCTAATTCAGCTCCTAGCAAGGAAATCCAAAATGCCAGAGACTCCCCAGGGCTAAGGCACAGACTTCAGGGTCcttgagagggaggagaggggacttTGAAGACCTCTCACAGTACCTGTCTTTGCTCTTGATCCTGCTGTCCTTTGTGGTTTCTAAGCATCCGTGTTAAGATGTTAGGTATTTGTCAAGCTAGCTGAAAAGAACCTAAGTAATGATGTCAGAGGACGATGGgattaatggaaatttttttttaaatcaggaagtaTTCAGATACAGAAAGATTGGGGTTCCCCTTCATAGCATTTGTGGCACTTTTTTGTGAGTCACTTCATCTGTGCATCCAGCAGAGTCCCGTGGGGGGCACGGCTGTAGGCAGCTAGAACACACATTCTGGTGAGCAGATGCAGGATAGGTACACGTCTCCACCAAATAAGGTGTTTGTATGCCTAGTTTATTCTctgtagtaaaaataattttgtaatcaTGTGACAAGAATGCTTTCTGATAAAAACTATTTccttatataatatgtaatacagTAAcgttataatttcttttttggaagacaTTGTATCTCAGTTTGGAATGGAAACTGTTATCTTACATACAGCACTGATGCTAAAGAAAAGAATTGTCGTCTATCACCCCAAAATAGAAGCTGTCCAGGAGTTTACCAGGTATCATCtctaattatttaaaagtgtgaGCTTTGTTGGCAGACAGTTTGGGGGAATAGGTATTACCGTGCGCTGTGTTCTGTTGTACATTTGGTATAAATAGCGTGCATTTGGGGGTAAAATACCATGTGGGTCTAATGTTTCAGTTTAGATCTAATAGTTGAAGTTTACTGAATTTGGACAGATTGTTCTTCAATTttagaaatatgaatattttaaggcAGAGAGGTAGCAAACTTTTTCTTGCCAAGGAATACGTATTTTAGGCTTGTtactctcttatttttattttttcattttttttgagctagagtcttgctctgtcaccatggctagagtgccgtggcatcagcctagctcacagcaacctcaaactaactcctaggctcaagtgatcctcctgcctcagcctcctgagtagccgggactacaggcgagtgccaccatgcctggctaattttttctatttttggtagagacggggtctcaatcttgctcaggttggtctcgagctcctaacctcaagcgatcctcccgccttgccttcccagagtgctaggattacaggcgtgagccaccaaccCCAGCTGActctgttatttttataatacataggtttggggttttttttttaagagtttttgtttattaaatctaAGTTGTTCTTAAGATCCTTTTTTAAAAGCAGGGGAACTTAGGATTTGTGCTGGGTTTACTGTATGCCAGGAATTGTATAAGACaacttaaattattaaatttacttATGATGAGAACCCTGCAAGGAAGTATTATTACCCTgttttatgaatgagaaaatggaggctggCTGAGGCTAAGCGGTAAGgtaatgaaaagaagaaagtcttCATAGTCAGCAAAAGCTGGGTTAAATCCTGGGAGGGTGACCTATTTGTTCTGTGACTACATAAAAGATACTGAATATTTCTGagctcagtttctttatttgtaaaaggatcataatacctacctcataagtTTGTTTTTAGGACTGGAAATAATTCATGTCAAGTGCTTAGTGCATTAATACATGCTTTAGAAATGATCATGATTGCCGCAGATCTTAAGTTGGAGGGCCAGAACTTTtactctgctctctctgcctccaaaaCCTGATACTTTTCTACCCCATCACCTTTTCCCCCTATATGTATGCCACTTTACCCTGGAGTGTCCAAAGCTTCTGAGATATTTAGCAGGGCACTAAGGGGTCCACGAAACTATAGGTTAATTGGACACATCTTCCTGCAGTAGTTTTAATTTACCACAAGTTTTTCTCAAGGATACCTGTGCTAGATGAAAACATACACAGGTGGTTTGCAAGTTTGactagaattttaaatataaatgggagACCTCTAGATTTCTTGCATGCAGGGGCTACTTTGTATTTTACCTCCAGGCTCCTTCTCCATGGCAGTCTGCAGAGTGGCATTTTGGAGAAGACCTTGGAAGTATCACTCCTTGCAACCACGGAGATCTTTTGAAACTTCAGCTTGAACTTTTTGTTGCTGATCTAACCCAAAATGCAGAGTTCAGAACATCGCACTGCTTTAATTTGAAGCCCTGAGGTGTTTGTTAGCATTTTGGGGGCTTGGTCTCACCTGTGCCCCTGATTAGCTGCACGACCCTAccctcttcatttcttcctcgggaagaggagaaggggcaGGCTGAATCTTTACAGCGTGGGCCAGCAGCCACTTGATTCTTGCCTTGATTCCCCAGGACTCTGCCTGCCCTGGTGTGGCATCGACAGGACTGGACCATTCTTCA comes from Eulemur rufifrons isolate Redbay chromosome 28, OSU_ERuf_1, whole genome shotgun sequence and encodes:
- the DENND10 gene encoding DENN domain-containing protein 10 isoform X1, which encodes MAATEAAADTQLMLGVGLIEKDTNGEVLWVWCYPSTTATLRNLLLRKCCLTDENKLLHPFVFGQYRRTWFYITTIEVPDSSVLKKVTHFSIVLTAKDFNPEKYAAFTRILCRMYLKHGSPVKMMESYIAVLTKGICQSEENGSFLSKDFDARKAYLAGSIKDIVSQFGMETVILHTALMLKKRIVVYHPKIEAVQEFTRTLPALVWHRQDWTILHSYVHLNADELEALQMCTGYVAGFVDLEVSNRSDLYDVFVNLADSEITIAPLAKEAMTMGKLHKEIGHLIVQSAEDPEKSDSQVIQDIALKTREIFTNLAPFSEVSDDGEKRVLNLEALKQKRFPPATENFLYHLAAAEQMLKI